The segment AATGTGCTAATAGCGTTCAACAAGCCTGCATGACGATCATGGAGTACATACATGTTAGGCCTGTTACTAACAACACCTCTCTTAACCTACTGCAAGGACCACACCCAACTATCCGTAGATTCGCGTTTGACGAATACAAAGGCCAAAGGCATAACCTGGTTCTCACCATTTACACCAATAGCTGTGAGTATCTGCCCCCTATATTTGTCTGTGAGGAATGTCCCATCCACAAACATCACCGGCCGACAATGTTGGAATGCCTCGATCATACAGTCGAATGACCAGAACGCCCACTAAAGGACTCGATCTACATCTTGATTGACAAAATGATGAATAGCAATATAGGTACCCAGGTTCCTcccctgaataacctctagcagGTAAGGTAAGTTGTGGTACGAGTCCTTATATGTgccaaacctcttctctaacaccttctgtttTGCTCTCCATGCCATATCATATGAAATCTCGTACCCAAATCTAGTGTTGATAGTATGCATAACTCCAAACATagacatactagtcttcttcataATTTCTAGGTACATCACATTTGCAACATAATCAACGCTCATATTCCTGTGCGCATGCAGAGGTTGGCTTAAGTTGCAAGTATGTGGCTCAACAATAGATGCTACTCATACTGTGTCACACCTTGGCAAGAATCTATGAACTCGAcaagtgcaaccttcagctaaatatttgacatcATATGTCCGAGGATTAGATATTATCACCTTAAACTCTATCTTCTCtgagaaacaccatctcttcactgcatgctaCAGATGGACCTTGTCATAAAAAATTTGGCATTTGGTCACCGCGATGGAATCATACTCCCATGCCGATTCATGTCTATCGTTCACCATTAACTTCTCCAATGCAAAACTCGTCCATCTTCTGGAATTCCTGCACCAGAGTCCACAAATGTGCAGAACTCATTGTTATCTGTCTCCATCTAATCCACTATACCTCGTCCCACTCTCCCTGATCAGCACGCATCGCGGCCCAATTTTCTTCCCCATCGTTAAGTTCTTCTCTTGCGGTATGTATCTCAACCGGTGCACTAGTCTTCAGGGTACCTCCGGAACCACACTCTATTGCACCTCCTCAGGGATAATATTTTCAGCAATAGCTTCTATGGTGCTAGGTCCGACTTCTGTCAACGCAAcatcactcgcttctacaaggatGCAATGAGAAAATCCCCGTCTCAACCCCAGTGGCACAAATTGTTGTCATTGCTTCGAACATATAACCTCCAAGAGCTCCTAATGCCAGTCGGTTCCTCGACGTCTAGGAATCAGAACTTTCACCATTAACCGTTGATGTGTCGGACTAAGTTGCAGCAGATTATACAGCCATCCTAACACTTGGGGCCGTTGAATCTCTTCCGGACTATGCAAATCTATGTCCAAATACTGGAAATTACTCAGATCCACTCTACTGTCACAATACATGACATATTCAGGGCCGTAAAAAAACCTTGAACCCCACTATGGTTGACATACCTGATTCAACAACCATACTATACTAAGTCAGGTTAAATAATTCTAACCAATATACAACAGCTATGACCATAAAATCTATTCAACCTCatcacttgtattctacataaccatcaaatatcaccGCTAATTTACTCTTTATGTTCACATTGTATCATTCTAAATGTATTACTATCAAAAATAATTACTGcatttctattctaaatatcctacAACTATTAAATTTGTActacatattcataacaattcaaCTTCAAACAAACCTATATTGTCTAATTATTGAAAATCCATAACAATTCAAATGTACAATTCCTTCATCAATGAAAAGTATATACATCTAATAATATCCAATTTTCATAATGCTATtaaataacctattttaattctaaattaccaaaaaaaaattaaaaatcaacTATTTCACATTtcctaactaactatactatatttctAGCTATAACTAATTCCGAATCATATCTCCTCTACTCTACtctaaatttcatatccttattttttaaattatgtaCTATACTGGACATTTCTCTAATAGTCTCTAAGATAGTATTTGGTTGGAGAGCGAGTGGCATGGGATGACTCCATCCATATATTTAAGGATGGGATGATTCCAGATACTTATTTGGTGGGAGGGATGGAACGATCCCATTTTAGGATCTCGGGCCCACCGTCATCCTCACATCCCAAGTGGGATGGCTGCATTCCAGAAATTTTTTGGGATCCCCTCATCCAGCATATGAAGGAATATTCCTCTGTAGGAGCCATTCCATCCTACctcgctctccaaccaaacacctaaaaaaatagaatgggatcatcccatcccacctcactcttcaaccaaacactacctaactATTTTTATATTGTTTTCGTAAGTATTCCTAATTTTTCTAGCTATTCctaattttaaactatttttcttCTATCACCTACAATTTTTCTAACTACTACTGATATTTTCTAACTACTCATAATTCTTCTAACTATGACTACTTCCTAACTACTCTAAATTTGTAACTAATcctaaataattaaaaaagaaaaacacttatCCGCCCGCTCATTGCCGCCGCTCTCGCCGGACGCCGCTGcatgcctctgcccgccgccctgTCGCCTCCCATCACACGACGCCTCGCGCCGCCCGCTCTCTATGGACGGTCGCGCGTGGGAGAGGAATCAGCGGCCGATGAATATGCGAGGGATTCCTCATGCCGACAGGCTACGAGGAGTCGTTTGTCGATATTTTAAATATCGATATACCGCCACCCTGCACGAACTGTCTACATGGCACCACCCTTTAGGTGGGTCCATAATCTGTCGACTTTCGGAATGCCGACAGGCCTCCAGGTCCACTGTCACATAGGCTGTCGGTATACAGAATACCGATAAATCCCTTGTCGGTATTCTGTGTGTCcattcttacaattttttaatttagctattattcttacaatttaccagtaaaataatattattaaaaaatccaGCAAAGGGTATATGCGAGGGATATATGGTATCGTGGAAACGTGTGCCAATGCCATGCACGCACCTCTGCGTGCCCCACGAACGCCGTAATCGCCAGGCCACTGGTTCACCAACTGACCATATAGCtagcacaattttttttctttttgccaaaaagaaaagaaaggagaatttcttttctctttattCCTCTCCTCCGTCTCCAACGGTGAAAATTTCTCAGGTGTAATTTCTATTAGAGGAGGTATCCAAATCTATCATGAATGCTTTATTAGATTGTTTTAGATTAGTATTTTGATAGGCTACGAAAATTGATCCTTATTGTGAATTGGATATTCACAATTATCTTGGCAACAGAGTGATTCGAACTTGATGTCATAATCCTTAACGTATTGATCATAAATTAACTTAAATCATCGCCCGAATCGTCGTTGAAAAGTTTATCATCGAAATTCATCTGATTGATCATCAGCTCGCTAGGAAGAaaggtaaagttgtcgtagaacccttCATCTGAAAACCGGTTCTTAGTGAAGCTTTGTGCGATGTCAACAGTATCTTGTGTGTAGACTTCAATGCCTTTtttcatgatccccacggacggcaccgactgtcgatgattggtgaactgtCAATCTatcaaacttgttgaagaaataaaaGATACTTGAAGTAGATGAATCACGAGGAAACACACATAAGTTTTTAGACAAATTTAGACCTCTATGAGGATAATAATCATATGTTAtatttgtcttatattgatctgagTTTGCTATAAATGGGTGTGTAGctagtctagatagatctaaatctagtcggtAATTTTCTCCTTGGTTTTCGTTGGCTTATATAGCTTCTAATGACTTTGTATTGCTTGTTCTTGACTTGTTTGGTCTTGTCCTCCGGAGGGCCCtttggctatatatatatatgggggtgatGTAAGTTCTCTAGActtttttcttcatatttttatagataaACCTTTCGAGCTATGAGATgtcttgatgttttttttttctttcagaaatCTCTTCacaaagataaagatatacctaaaaattatagaaaatctTGATATGTCCATATATAATAACTATCCATGACTCATTGTCAATATACATACGAATATTCATGACAATTATACGTTACCTACCTACTATATATATGTGGCTACCCATATATATCCTGCCACAATTaattgtgaaaaataaatacagaTAATTAGGGGCAGAACTAGGCCTAACCCAAGACCCAAACCATATCCGGAGCCAAATACAAGCCACGGTATATGACCCATAAAAACTACAAGAAAATAAGAAGCAGAATATGGACCGCGATCTGAGCCACGACCCCAGTGCACCGGTGGGAGCTCGGCCCCTGCAGATAATGGAAAAGATCGTCCCTGTAACAGAGGGTATATTAAAGGGCATATGCGAGGCACATATGATATCGTGGAAACGTGTGCCAATGCCATGCACGCACCTCTGCGTGCCCCACGAACGCCGTAATCGCCAAGCCACTGGTTCATCAACTGGCCATATCGCTAGcaagaaaaaaattactttcgccaaaaagaaaagaaggagaaTTTCTTTTCGCTTTATTCCTCTCCTCCCATCGATGTCGCCAGCGATAGGGGATAGCCAGATAGCCGCGAAGAGAATCCCCACAGCCACCAAaatcacaagaaagaaaataaatattcCCCTATCGTTGGAAAAattaaagtaaaaaaagaaaaagtattttcaaaatttttatTCTGCTCTGTTCGACGATACAAAGCTCGCGAGTCGCCTCCTTTCTTTCCCCTGCACCACAGCTCGACACCAGCAAAGAACTCCAGGTATACTACCCAAAAGAGATCGTTCATCAGCTGAGCTCTTCTTCTTGGTACATGCGGTGCTAGCTAGCTCATCGCTCTCCATAGCTAAGCtcaggcggcgaggaggaggaggagatggcggcgggGAACGAGTGGATCAACGGGTACCTGGAGGCGATCCTGGACGCGGGCGTCAAGCTGCGCAGCCAGCAGGCCGGGACGCCGCTGGCGCTGCCGCAGCTGCTGCCGGCACCGGCGCTGGCCGagtcggcggtggcggcggcggcgtacaGCCCGACGCGGTACTTcgtggaggaggtggtgagcCGCTTCGACGACCGCGACCTCCACAAGACCTGGACAAAGGTTCGTTCGTCACTTGAGCTCGCTGCTGCCAGGATGGGTCGAATAATTAATCGAGCTACGGCTGCATGCATGGTTGTTCTTGCTCGGATGCTTGCCGTACCGACGAGCTTTTTCTGCAGGTGGTGGCGATGCGGAACAGCCAGGAGCGCAACAACCGGCTGGAGAACCTCTGCTGGCGGATCTGGCACgtcgcaaggaagaagaagcaggTACTGGGCACGCCATGGAATTCTGCTTTTGCTACGACCCGTTTCGATTCTCCAGTTAGCCTGGCCCATAGGGCACTGGCGCTCGTCCGATTTAATTCCGCTCGCCTTGGGCTGGGTCTTGTGTCCTGCGTTTGGTTTGGGCCATGGCTGGAGcacccaccaccaccagcagcaccACTGGTTTTCTTCCCTCTTTGGGAAAGGAAAACGCGTCCAAATTGTCTCCTGGTTCTTGACCTTTTGTTGTCGGTGGAGCTTCAAGAGATTATTCGCACATCTAGCTTAAATTTGTCCCGTTAAAAAGGAGGAAATTCTCATCGGTGAAATTTGCTGAATGGACGATACCTTCACCGCCGGCAGGTGGAGTGGGAGTTCTCGCGGCAGCTGGAGCGGTGGAGGCTGGAGCAGGAGCTGGGCAGCCGCGAGGCCGCCGAGGACCTCTCCGAGGGCGAGAAGGACAAGCCCGACGGCGCCGGCCCCGCACAGCCCGACCAGCACCAGCAGAGCCGGTTCGCGAGGATCAACTCCGACGCCCGGATCGtgtccgacgaggaggaggaggaggagagcaaagACGGCAGGAACCTCTACATCGTCCTCGTCAGGTAGTAATCAAACTGATCACTCAACTGACCACATCGCCACTGGTCGACACGTGTCACGTTTCGATTCATTCAACCTTGATAATCGAGCACTGCGTGTTCATGCTCTGTTGCAGCATACACGGGCTCGTCCGTGGGGAGAACATGGAGCTCGGCCGAGACTCTGACACTGGGGGCCAGGTCAGTGTGTGTttgtacatacatacataataaCACCCCTATAATTATCCACGAGAAAAAGAGCACTGCTACATGTACAAACAaactttgttaaaaaaaattgtgttacTGCCTACTCCCTCGAgtctagaaaaaataaatatcattttaagTTACATGCAGTCGACTGTTTCAAATTTtagctataaattatttttatatattgagtttagatacataaaaataatacgagtaagtttgttttgaaaaaaatactttcatcaaaatattcttcagctatgttttatcaatgtattataataaaaagtagtagtcaaagttgtattttagTGACCGTGTCGATATTCAATTAGAAGGAGTAATATCTATCTTGCAAGTGAGTCGGTCCAAAATCCATTTCACCCAACTGGAAGTTCATATTTCACTTGCATCATGCATCCACATACTAATTGTCCATTTGTGCTACGAATTCTATCACCGGAATCCATTTGTTCACGAAATTTTAGCTCTCGAGTTGTcttgatcatgattttcataCTATGTATGGTCACTCTCAATGCACGATATCTACGATGATTTCTTAGATGAGAGAATACATTAAattgataattagaaataaacaCTGCAATGGATAATATCTAAGTGTGATGTTTATGAGACTTATAATGACCAATAGATAAATGAGAGAACTTGTTACGAGGAATTACCTTACCACCAATGCATATTTTttggtttctttcttttggTTTTCAAGCATAGCTAGTTTCTTTCTAAAAACATTAgctcatcttttttttattttaattacttACCATATCTgcttttaattatttattttagattggAGAGAGTAATATCTATCTTGCAAGTGAGTCGGTCCAAAATCCATTTCACCTAACTGGACGTTCATATTTCACTTGCATCATGCATCCACATACTAGTTGTCCATTTGTGCTACGAGCTCTATCACCGGAATCCATTTGTTCACGAAATTTTAGCTCTAGAGTTGTCTTGATCATGATTTTTATATCACGTATGGTCACTCTCAATGTACGATACCTACAATGATTTCTTAGAGGAGAAATACATTAAATTGATAGTTAGAAATAAATACTACAGTGGATAATATCTAAATGTGATGCCTATGAGACTTACCATGACGAATAGATAAATGAGAGAACTTGTTACAAGGATATTACTACTTACCAccaatgcattttttttctttcttttggtttTCAAACATAGCTAGTTTCTTTCTGAAAACATTagcttatcttttttcttttaattactTACAACCTCCGCTTTTATCTACatagacatatatttaatggcTAGGACATAAACCAACGCGAAGCATTACAGTGACGTGCAGACCTGGGGAATTTGCACTGAGCTATCTTATCCAGCAACGGTCAAGTCCGGTCCGAACGTTGACACATCTGGCCGTGGCCGGTGGGTGGACCTGAGCTGACTTGTAGCGAATTAACCTTTCACTTTTGTTCTTGCGTTTGGGGGGGCCAGGTGAAGTACGTCGTGGAGCTGGCCCGGGCGCTGGCGGCCACCGCCGGCGTGCACCGGGTGGACCTCCTGACGCGGCAGATCTCCTGCCCGGACGTCGACTGGACCTACGGCGAGCCCGTCGAGATGATCACGCAGCCATCCGACGCCGATgccggaagcggcggcggcggcggcagcggggcCTACATCGTGCGGCTGCCGTGCGGGCCCCGGGACAAGTACCTCCCCAAGGAGTCGCTCTGGCCGCACATCCCCGAGTTCGTGGACCGCGCGCTGGCGCACGTCACCAACGTCGCGCGCGCGCTCGGCGAGCAGCTCGGCGCGCCGGGCGCGGGAGACAGCGGCTCGGCGGCGACGCAGCCTGTGTGGCCGTACGTGATCCACGGGCACTACGCGGACGCGGCGGAGGTGGCGACGCACCTGGCGAGCGCGCTCAACGTGCCGATGGTGATGACGGGCCACTCGCTGGGCCGGAACAAGCTGGAGCAGCTGCTCAAGCTGGGCCGCATGCCGCGCGCCGAGATCCAGGGCACCTACAAGATCGCGCGCCGGATCGAGGCCGAGGAGACCGGCCTCGACGCCGCCGAGATGGTGGTCACCAGCACCAAGCAGGAGATCGAGGAGCAGTGGGGGCTCTACCACGGCTTCGACCCCAAGGTGGAGCGGAAGCTCCGGGTGCGGCGCCGCCGAGGAGTCAGCTGCCTCGGCCGGTACATGCCGCGCATGGTGGTCATCCCGCCCGGCATGGACTTCAGCTACGTCGATGCCCAGGACCTGGCCGAGGGCGATGGCGACCTGCAGGCGCTCATCAGCCGTGACAAGGCAAAGAAGCCACTGCCTCCCATTTGGTCAGAGGTATGGTACTGATCAAGGCCTTGTTGTGAAATTCAGCTAGGAGCAGAGCAGCGGTGACCTGAAGCTCCGACCTCCTCTGTTTTTGCAGGTGCTGAGGTTCTTCACCAATCCCCACAAGCCGATGATCCTGGCGCTGTCGCGGCCGGACCCAAAGAAGAACGTCACCACGCTGCTCAAGGCCTATGGCGAGAGCCGCCACCTCCGCGAGCTCGCTAACCTGGTAATTGAAACCAAACCTAGATGAAAAGATggtgatgaaattggcagagctgACATGGTCGAGTGACCGGCATCCGTGATGCAGACACTGATACTGGGGAACAGGGATGACATCGAGGAGATGTCCGGCGGCGCGTCCACGGTGCTGACGGCCGTGCTCAAGCTCATCGACCGGTACGATCTGTACGGCCAGGTGGCCTACCCCAAGCACCACAGGCAGACGGACGTACCCCACATATACCGCCTTGCCGCCAAGATGAAGGTACAAGTGATTTTACAATCATTTCAGAACATAGTTAAactatttttctttaattttcttGATCATTTGCAGGGAGTGTTTATCAATCCTGCTCTTGTAGAGCCATTCGGCCTCACCCTGATAGAGGTAACTATGACGTGTTCAGAAATCAGAACAAGGAATTTTCTGGTTGTGACACTGAAAGCATCTTGTGCTGTTGTGTGTGATCATATGTGTAGGCTGCTGCTTATGGTCTGCCTGTGGTCGCCACAAAGAACGGCGGGCCGGTGGACATCATCAAGGCGCTGCACAACGGCCTGCTGGTGGACCCGCACGACGCACCGGCGATCACCGACGCGCTGCTCAGCCTGCTGGCAGACAAGGCGCGGTGGCTCGAGTGCCGGCGCAACGGCCTCCGCAACATCCACCGATTCTCGTGGCCGCACCACTGCCGTCTCTACCTCTCCCACGTTGCCGCGAACTGCGACCACCCGGCTCCGCACCAGCTGCTCCGCGTCCCCGCGAGCCCGTCCTCCGCTGCCGCAGCCGACCCAAGCGCCGACGAGTCACTTTCTGATTCACTCCGCGACCTGTCCCTCGGCATCTCCGTCGACGCCTCACACGACCTCAAAGCTGGGGACTCCGCCGCAGCCATCATGGACGCcctccgccggcgccgctccACTGACCGGCCGGCCAGCTCCAACAGGGCGATTGGCTTCGCGCCAGGCAGGCGGCAGAGCCTGCTGGTCGTCGCCGTCGACTGCTACCTCGGCGACGGCCAGCCAGACGTCGAGCAGCTGAAGAAAACCATCGACATGGCGCTGTCGGCCGGCGCCGCCACTGGCGGGCGGGTCGGGTACGTGCTGTCGACTGGCATGACCATCCCTGAGGCCGTGGACGCACTCAGGGCTTGCGGCGTGGACCCGTCCGGCTTCGACGCGCTGATCTGCAGCAGCGGCGCGGAGCTATGCTACCCGTGGAAGGATCTCGCCGCGGACGaggagtactcgggacatgtGGCGTTCCGGTGGCCCGGCGAGCACGTGCGGGCGGCCGTGCCAAGGCTCGGGAAGGCTGACGGCGCGCAGGAGGTGGACCTCGCCGTCGACGAGGCCGCCTGCTCCGTGCACTGCCACGCCTACGCCGCGGCGGGCGCCTCCAAGGTCAGCACACACACTAGACACACTGTACCAGCACCGTTTCCTGTCCATCTCTTTGACATGACCCGTCGCCACTGTCCTTGACGAGTTCTTGCGTGGATTTCTGCAGGTGAAGAAGATCGATTCGATCCGGCAGTCGCTGCGGATGCGCGGGTTCCGGTGCAACCTCGTGTACACGCGCGCGAGCAGGCGCCTCAACGTGATCCCGCTCTCCGCGTCGCGGCC is part of the Phragmites australis chromosome 12, lpPhrAust1.1, whole genome shotgun sequence genome and harbors:
- the LOC133887557 gene encoding probable sucrose-phosphate synthase 5, which gives rise to MAAGNEWINGYLEAILDAGVKLRSQQAGTPLALPQLLPAPALAESAVAAAAYSPTRYFVEEVVSRFDDRDLHKTWTKVVAMRNSQERNNRLENLCWRIWHVARKKKQVEWEFSRQLERWRLEQELGSREAAEDLSEGEKDKPDGAGPAQPDQHQQSRFARINSDARIVSDEEEEEESKDGRNLYIVLVSIHGLVRGENMELGRDSDTGGQVKYVVELARALAATAGVHRVDLLTRQISCPDVDWTYGEPVEMITQPSDADAGSGGGGGSGAYIVRLPCGPRDKYLPKESLWPHIPEFVDRALAHVTNVARALGEQLGAPGAGDSGSAATQPVWPYVIHGHYADAAEVATHLASALNVPMVMTGHSLGRNKLEQLLKLGRMPRAEIQGTYKIARRIEAEETGLDAAEMVVTSTKQEIEEQWGLYHGFDPKVERKLRVRRRRGVSCLGRYMPRMVVIPPGMDFSYVDAQDLAEGDGDLQALISRDKAKKPLPPIWSEVLRFFTNPHKPMILALSRPDPKKNVTTLLKAYGESRHLRELANLTLILGNRDDIEEMSGGASTVLTAVLKLIDRYDLYGQVAYPKHHRQTDVPHIYRLAAKMKGVFINPALVEPFGLTLIEAAAYGLPVVATKNGGPVDIIKALHNGLLVDPHDAPAITDALLSLLADKARWLECRRNGLRNIHRFSWPHHCRLYLSHVAANCDHPAPHQLLRVPASPSSAAAADPSADESLSDSLRDLSLGISVDASHDLKAGDSAAAIMDALRRRRSTDRPASSNRAIGFAPGRRQSLLVVAVDCYLGDGQPDVEQLKKTIDMALSAGAATGGRVGYVLSTGMTIPEAVDALRACGVDPSGFDALICSSGAELCYPWKDLAADEEYSGHVAFRWPGEHVRAAVPRLGKADGAQEVDLAVDEAACSVHCHAYAAAGASKVKKIDSIRQSLRMRGFRCNLVYTRASRRLNVIPLSASRPRTLRYLSIQWGIDLSKVAVLVGDKGDTDRERLLPGLHKTLVLPGLVARGSEELLRDEDGFVTEDVVAMDSPNIVTLAEDQAPADILKAI